A region from the Saccharomonospora azurea NA-128 genome encodes:
- a CDS encoding DUF6531 domain-containing protein, translating into MAAYREVVKPQDLLQGGDESSGESAIEQAIADAGFQVQAVNWVWQKVVGEDLVSSIITPITGDFEKIGNAAAEWDKVCQALQAVRQNINAGAEELRPSWQGPAAESFSTLISVTWTVGLEADAQAAKLIGFALNKVADGSKRACDQALALIEKLVNKLIEAAAMLPIPVVGWGRAVKLVYDGIQIYNAIMDLIAGIEAMINGATEVVNGIMAVGTALSELGSADSISDVLTVASGVRDGVNQVKDGAGQVKDGATQASSAAGDLRTSASSASENARGLADERASAREQNTASSSSTGDTSSSGTTGNGGGNNTNRSGSGNDTSARPQDPETTRTPEDFRVCENDPVDIASGEVVLGQTDLQLPGVLPLILRRTHISGYRAGRLFGRNWASTLDQRLEIDAEGVVYVADDGVILVYPLPDPGARVLPQTGPRWPLERTETGYTITRRDPARVLHFDASATSGPVVPLTAIGDHNDNRIELDRDSAGVLTAVRHGCGYHVDVETADGRVSALRLRDAQESQAGPVTVMRYGYDAEGLLTDVVNSSNRAMRFQYDDEGRIVQWTDRNGEWYRYLYDAQGRCIANQGADGFLNGTFSYDTEQRTTRFTDSLGNITTYQLDERGNVAVRTDPLGATTVSEWDEHNRLLSRTDPLGRTTRYSYDADGNLTAITHPDGSQATAEYNEFGRPVVVTEPDGAVWRHSYDERGNLVAVTNPAGAVKRHTYNDRGHLVETVDEVGGTRTVRTNDAGLPLVITDPTGASLQHVRDLFGRIVETIDPLGARTRFRYNIEGKVVARTDPHGATEQWHYDGEGNTVSYVDAMGRTTRYESTHFDLPRRQVLPDGSWVEYDYDTALRPTNVRTSSGLVWTYTYDAAGRVVEERDFDGRILRYTYDAAGRLTSRTNGAGEVTTFTYDERDRVRERDAAGAVSHFEFDPMGRLLRAVNDDADVTLRRDVLGRVLSETVNGRISRYAYDAAGRRTYRLTPTGNETSWAYNVNHRPTTLHTAGRSLTFGYDAAGREIERVVDTGTVLAQSWTPGHRLLSQTISALPAPGRPGPVAPMARILQERTFHYQPDGHLTGVDDRLAGARRFTLDPVGRITGVTGRNWREHYSYDALGNITAASWPGTDTAGPRQYAGNRVQTAGSVRYHHDAQGRLVRREKTRLSRKPEIWHYTWNAEDRLVGVTTPDGARWRYRYDALGRRIAKQRLSPDGGVAEETAFTWDGTLLAEQAHSTGHATTWNWAPGSFRPLTQVTRVRANTAAREWIDQQFYSIVTDLVGTPTELVDAHGRLAWHARRSVWGDTVAEPAAAMPTSMPTSMPVSMPLRFPGQYHDAESGLHYNYQRHYDPETGRYVSNDPLGLAPAANPSAYVPNPTLWLDPWGLAACNTYYQTREEAMNAAYDRAGIPQGTEPDAAWEVGNDYTRYGEPNYRHSEDLGTHGRYMQFETENGSRVIAEHTSDPNAPGPHFHAGQPKGDPSREGVDFGWSTASNNDIERYSQIGGSHHMFYGVTPPS; encoded by the coding sequence ATGGCGGCGTACCGCGAGGTCGTGAAACCACAGGATCTCCTCCAGGGCGGCGACGAGTCCTCCGGCGAGTCCGCCATCGAGCAGGCGATCGCCGACGCCGGTTTCCAGGTGCAGGCCGTCAACTGGGTCTGGCAGAAGGTCGTGGGCGAGGACCTCGTGTCCTCGATCATCACGCCGATCACCGGTGACTTCGAGAAGATCGGCAACGCTGCGGCCGAGTGGGACAAGGTCTGCCAGGCGTTGCAGGCGGTACGCCAGAACATCAACGCCGGGGCGGAGGAGCTGAGGCCCTCCTGGCAGGGGCCCGCGGCGGAGAGCTTCTCCACCCTGATCAGCGTCACGTGGACCGTGGGTCTGGAGGCCGACGCCCAGGCCGCCAAGCTGATCGGCTTCGCGCTCAACAAGGTCGCCGACGGGTCCAAGCGTGCGTGCGACCAAGCGCTGGCTCTGATCGAGAAGCTGGTCAACAAGCTGATCGAGGCGGCGGCGATGCTGCCGATCCCGGTGGTCGGCTGGGGCCGCGCCGTCAAGCTCGTCTACGACGGCATCCAGATCTACAACGCCATCATGGACCTCATCGCGGGCATCGAGGCCATGATCAACGGTGCCACCGAGGTCGTGAACGGCATCATGGCGGTGGGCACGGCGCTCTCGGAGCTGGGCAGCGCCGACAGCATCAGCGACGTCCTGACCGTCGCCAGTGGCGTCCGCGACGGCGTCAACCAGGTCAAGGACGGCGCGGGCCAGGTGAAGGACGGCGCCACCCAGGCATCGAGCGCGGCCGGCGACCTCCGCACGTCGGCCTCCAGTGCGTCGGAGAACGCGCGGGGACTGGCCGACGAGCGGGCGAGCGCCCGGGAGCAGAACACCGCCTCCAGCAGCAGCACCGGCGACACCTCCTCCTCCGGCACCACGGGCAACGGGGGCGGAAACAACACCAACCGGTCCGGCAGCGGCAACGACACCTCGGCACGACCTCAGGACCCGGAGACGACCCGCACCCCGGAGGACTTCCGCGTGTGCGAGAACGACCCGGTGGACATCGCCAGCGGCGAGGTCGTGCTCGGCCAGACGGACCTGCAACTGCCCGGCGTGCTCCCGCTGATTCTGCGCAGAACCCACATCTCGGGCTACCGCGCCGGACGGCTGTTCGGCCGCAACTGGGCGTCCACACTGGACCAGCGGCTGGAGATCGACGCCGAGGGCGTGGTCTACGTCGCCGACGACGGCGTGATCCTCGTCTACCCGCTGCCCGATCCGGGCGCGCGGGTGCTGCCGCAGACCGGGCCGCGCTGGCCGCTGGAGCGCACCGAGACGGGCTACACCATCACCCGGCGAGACCCGGCGCGCGTCCTCCACTTCGACGCCTCGGCGACGTCCGGCCCGGTCGTCCCGCTCACCGCGATCGGCGACCACAACGACAACCGCATCGAGCTCGACCGGGACTCCGCCGGAGTCCTCACCGCGGTGCGGCATGGCTGCGGCTACCACGTCGACGTCGAGACGGCCGACGGCCGGGTGAGCGCCCTCCGCCTGCGCGACGCGCAGGAGAGCCAGGCCGGTCCCGTGACGGTCATGCGCTACGGCTACGACGCCGAGGGGCTGCTCACCGACGTGGTGAACTCGTCGAACCGCGCGATGCGCTTCCAGTACGACGACGAGGGCCGGATCGTCCAGTGGACCGACCGCAACGGCGAGTGGTACCGCTACCTCTACGACGCGCAGGGACGCTGCATCGCCAACCAGGGTGCGGACGGCTTCCTCAACGGCACGTTCTCCTACGACACCGAACAGCGGACGACCCGCTTCACCGACTCTCTCGGCAACATCACGACGTATCAGCTCGACGAGCGGGGCAACGTGGCCGTGCGCACCGACCCGCTCGGGGCGACGACGGTGTCGGAGTGGGACGAGCACAACCGGCTGCTCTCGCGGACCGACCCGCTGGGCCGCACCACCCGCTATTCCTACGACGCCGACGGCAACCTGACCGCGATCACCCACCCCGACGGCAGCCAGGCCACGGCGGAGTACAACGAGTTCGGCCGTCCCGTGGTGGTGACCGAGCCGGACGGAGCCGTCTGGCGCCACAGCTACGACGAGCGCGGCAACCTCGTCGCCGTCACGAACCCGGCGGGCGCGGTCAAGCGGCACACCTACAACGACCGGGGACACCTCGTCGAGACCGTCGACGAGGTCGGCGGCACGCGCACGGTCCGCACCAATGACGCCGGTCTCCCACTCGTGATCACCGACCCGACCGGCGCGAGCCTGCAGCACGTGCGCGACCTGTTCGGCCGGATCGTCGAGACCATCGACCCGCTCGGCGCGCGAACCCGATTCCGCTACAACATCGAGGGCAAGGTGGTGGCGCGCACCGACCCGCACGGTGCCACCGAGCAGTGGCACTACGACGGCGAGGGCAACACCGTGTCCTACGTCGACGCGATGGGCCGCACGACCCGCTACGAGAGCACGCACTTCGACCTGCCGCGGCGCCAGGTGCTGCCGGACGGCTCCTGGGTGGAGTACGACTACGACACCGCGCTGCGGCCCACGAACGTGCGCACGTCGAGCGGTCTGGTATGGACCTACACCTACGACGCGGCGGGCCGGGTCGTCGAGGAGCGGGACTTCGACGGCCGCATCCTGCGCTACACCTACGACGCGGCGGGCAGGCTGACGTCGCGGACCAACGGTGCGGGTGAGGTCACGACGTTCACCTACGACGAGCGCGACCGCGTCCGGGAGCGCGACGCGGCGGGAGCGGTGTCGCACTTCGAGTTCGACCCGATGGGCCGGCTGCTGCGGGCCGTCAACGACGACGCCGACGTCACGCTGCGGCGAGACGTGCTCGGGCGTGTGCTGAGCGAGACGGTCAACGGCCGCATCAGCCGGTACGCCTACGACGCGGCCGGTCGCCGGACCTATCGCCTGACGCCGACCGGCAACGAGACGAGCTGGGCCTACAACGTCAACCACCGGCCGACGACACTGCACACCGCGGGCCGGTCCCTGACCTTCGGCTACGACGCCGCCGGTCGCGAGATCGAACGCGTCGTCGACACCGGGACGGTGCTGGCCCAGTCGTGGACACCCGGCCACAGGCTGCTGTCCCAGACGATCTCCGCGCTGCCCGCCCCCGGCCGTCCCGGACCGGTGGCCCCGATGGCCAGGATCCTTCAGGAGCGCACGTTCCACTACCAGCCGGACGGACACCTCACGGGGGTGGACGACCGGCTCGCGGGTGCCCGCCGGTTCACCCTCGACCCGGTCGGGCGCATCACCGGCGTCACCGGCCGGAACTGGCGTGAGCATTACTCCTACGACGCGCTCGGCAACATCACGGCCGCGTCCTGGCCCGGCACCGACACCGCGGGCCCCCGGCAGTACGCGGGCAACCGCGTGCAGACGGCCGGTTCCGTGCGCTACCACCACGACGCGCAGGGACGGCTGGTGCGGCGGGAGAAGACGCGGCTGTCGCGCAAACCGGAGATCTGGCACTACACCTGGAACGCCGAGGACCGGCTCGTGGGCGTCACCACCCCGGACGGCGCGCGCTGGCGTTACCGCTACGACGCGCTCGGCCGCCGGATCGCCAAACAGCGCCTGTCCCCCGACGGCGGTGTCGCCGAGGAGACCGCGTTCACCTGGGACGGCACCCTGCTCGCCGAACAGGCCCATTCGACAGGCCACGCGACGACGTGGAACTGGGCTCCCGGCTCGTTCCGTCCGCTCACGCAGGTGACCCGGGTCCGGGCGAACACCGCGGCCCGGGAGTGGATCGACCAGCAGTTCTACTCGATCGTCACCGACCTGGTGGGCACGCCGACCGAACTCGTCGACGCGCACGGCAGGCTCGCCTGGCACGCGAGGCGTTCGGTCTGGGGCGACACGGTGGCCGAACCCGCCGCGGCCATGCCGACCTCCATGCCGACCTCCATGCCGGTCTCCATGCCGCTGCGCTTCCCCGGCCAGTACCACGATGCCGAGAGCGGGCTGCACTACAACTACCAGCGGCACTACGACCCGGAGACCGGGCGCTACGTCAGCAACGACCCGCTCGGACTCGCGCCGGCGGCCAACCCGAGTGCCTACGTTCCGAACCCCACCCTGTGGCTCGACCCGTGGGGACTCGCGGCGTGCAACACCTACTACCAGACCCGCGAGGAGGCGATGAACGCCGCCTACGACCGGGCCGGTATCCCGCAGGGCACGGAACCCGACGCGGCGTGGGAGGTCGGCAACGACTACACCCGCTACGGCGAACCGAACTACCGGCACTCCGAGGACCTCGGCACGCACGGCCGCTACATGCAGTTCGAGACCGAGAACGGCTCCCGGGTGATCGCCGAACACACCAGTGATCCCAACGCACCGGGACCGCACTTCCACGCGGGTCAACCGAAGGGCGACCCGTCCCGGGAAGGCGTCGACTTCGGCTGGAGCACCGCGTCGAACAACGACATCGAGCGCTACAGTCAGATCGGCGGAAGCCACCACATGTTCTACGGCGTCACACCGCCGTCCTGA
- a CDS encoding type VII secretion target, giving the protein MSNGGGHHVEPAELRGCAELLSQQADHLSAISRHATEKGGDTSGYTGLLALLAPVVTGVVGLYADTLDFASGKMGEVRDNLLTAADQYEARDEASRSEMDRLGSLVDGSGDFSVGSA; this is encoded by the coding sequence ATGTCGAACGGCGGCGGCCATCATGTCGAACCCGCGGAGCTGCGCGGCTGCGCCGAACTGTTGAGTCAGCAGGCGGACCACCTGTCGGCGATCAGCCGGCACGCCACCGAGAAGGGCGGCGACACGAGCGGCTACACCGGGCTGCTGGCGCTGCTCGCGCCCGTGGTCACCGGCGTCGTCGGGCTGTACGCCGACACATTGGACTTCGCGAGCGGCAAGATGGGCGAGGTCCGCGACAACCTCCTCACCGCGGCCGACCAGTACGAGGCCCGCGACGAGGCCTCACGCTCCGAGATGGACCGGCTCGGCAGCCTGGTCGACGGTTCCGGTGACTTCTCGGTGGGGAGTGCCTGA
- a CDS encoding DoxX family protein, with amino-acid sequence MTVHNNDGFDAPTTAFATDAFDDSGFTTPDAVAGGTGTEPERPAESMHGGVDFGLFVIRIAVGGLMIAHGLQKLGLLGGPGIDGFAQALTAMGFSDQTTLLAWVTALSEVGGGALLVLGLFTPFGAAAVLGVLANAVYGKLESGFFAATGGFEFDLLIAVVAFALLFTGAGRVSLDKNTPWRRKPWPLGLVSLVIAAGLTTAVIVLFR; translated from the coding sequence ATGACGGTTCACAACAACGACGGATTCGACGCACCGACGACGGCGTTTGCGACCGACGCCTTCGACGACAGCGGGTTCACCACTCCGGACGCGGTCGCCGGCGGGACGGGAACGGAGCCCGAACGCCCGGCCGAGTCGATGCACGGGGGAGTCGACTTCGGGCTCTTCGTCATCCGGATCGCGGTCGGCGGCCTCATGATCGCCCACGGCCTGCAGAAGCTCGGTCTGCTCGGCGGTCCCGGTATCGACGGCTTCGCGCAGGCTCTCACGGCGATGGGGTTCAGCGACCAGACGACGCTGCTCGCGTGGGTCACCGCACTGTCGGAAGTGGGCGGTGGCGCGCTGCTGGTCCTGGGACTGTTCACGCCGTTCGGCGCGGCGGCCGTGCTCGGTGTGCTCGCGAACGCGGTCTACGGGAAGCTGGAGAGCGGCTTCTTCGCCGCGACGGGCGGGTTCGAGTTCGACCTGCTGATCGCGGTGGTCGCGTTCGCGTTGCTCTTCACCGGTGCGGGGCGGGTGTCGCTCGACAAGAACACCCCGTGGCGGCGCAAGCCGTGGCCGCTCGGGCTGGTCTCGCTGGTGATCGCCGCCGGGCTGACGACGGCCGTCATCGTGCTGTTCCGGTGA
- the ilvD gene encoding dihydroxy-acid dehydratase, translated as MPALRSRTTTHGRNAAGARSLWRATGMTDSDFGKPIVAIANSYTQFVPGHVHLKDLGEVVAEAVREAGGVPREFHTIAVDDGIAMGHSGMLYSLPSREIIADSVEYMANAHQADALVCISNCDKITPGMLNAAMRLNIPAVFVSGGPMEAGKAVVVDGVAHAPTDLITAISASANSSVDDEGLSIVEQSACPTCGSCSGMFTANSMNCLTEALGLSLPGNGSTLATHTARRELFTEAGRTVVDLAKRWYGEDDESALPRSIATKQAFENAMALDMAMGGSTNTVLHILAAAQEGEIDFTLDDIDRIGREVPCLSKVSPNSDYHMEDVHRAGGIPAILGELHRGGFLNTDVHAIHAATLEEWLSTWDIRSGSASERALELFHAAPGGVRTTEAFSTSNRWSSLDTDAANGCIRDVAHAYTASGGLTVLRGNLAENGAVIKSAGIDEELWRFSGPARVVDSQEEAVSAILNKEVQPGEVVVVRYEGPAGGPGMQEMLHPTAFLKGAGLGKVCALITDGRFSGGSSGISVGHISPEAAAGGTIGLVETGDEILIDVHERKLELLVDDEVLAERRAKMEASEKPWQPVNRERPVTAALRAYARMATSADTGAVRNPDK; from the coding sequence ATGCCTGCTCTGCGTTCCCGAACCACGACCCACGGCCGCAACGCCGCGGGAGCTCGCTCCCTGTGGCGCGCCACCGGCATGACCGACAGCGACTTCGGCAAGCCCATCGTCGCCATCGCCAACTCCTACACCCAGTTCGTGCCGGGACACGTGCACCTCAAGGACCTCGGTGAGGTCGTCGCCGAGGCCGTCCGTGAGGCCGGAGGCGTGCCCCGCGAGTTCCACACCATCGCCGTGGACGACGGCATCGCCATGGGGCACAGCGGCATGCTCTACTCGCTGCCCTCACGCGAGATCATCGCCGACTCGGTCGAGTACATGGCCAACGCTCACCAGGCGGACGCCCTGGTGTGCATCTCGAACTGCGACAAGATCACTCCGGGGATGCTCAACGCCGCCATGCGGCTCAACATCCCGGCCGTGTTCGTCTCCGGCGGGCCCATGGAGGCGGGCAAGGCGGTGGTCGTCGACGGTGTCGCCCACGCGCCCACCGACCTCATCACCGCGATCTCGGCGTCGGCCAACTCCTCCGTCGACGACGAAGGACTGTCGATTGTGGAGCAGTCGGCCTGCCCGACGTGCGGGTCGTGCTCCGGCATGTTCACCGCCAACTCCATGAACTGCCTCACCGAGGCGCTCGGCCTCTCCCTGCCCGGGAACGGCTCGACGCTCGCGACCCACACCGCGCGCCGGGAGCTGTTCACCGAGGCGGGCCGGACGGTCGTCGACCTGGCGAAGCGCTGGTACGGCGAGGACGACGAGTCCGCTCTCCCCCGCTCCATCGCCACCAAGCAGGCCTTCGAGAACGCCATGGCGCTCGACATGGCGATGGGCGGGTCCACCAACACGGTCCTGCACATCCTCGCCGCCGCGCAGGAAGGCGAGATCGACTTCACGCTCGACGACATCGACCGGATCGGCCGCGAGGTCCCCTGTCTGTCCAAGGTGTCCCCGAACTCCGACTACCACATGGAGGACGTGCACCGCGCCGGCGGAATCCCCGCGATCCTCGGCGAACTCCACCGGGGCGGGTTCCTCAACACCGACGTGCACGCGATCCACGCGGCCACGCTGGAGGAGTGGCTGTCCACGTGGGACATCCGGAGCGGCTCGGCGTCGGAACGCGCACTGGAGCTCTTCCACGCCGCCCCGGGCGGAGTGCGCACCACTGAGGCGTTCTCGACCTCGAACCGGTGGTCGTCGCTGGACACCGACGCCGCGAACGGCTGCATCCGTGACGTCGCCCACGCCTACACGGCCAGCGGTGGTCTCACGGTCCTCCGGGGCAACCTCGCCGAGAACGGCGCCGTGATCAAGTCCGCGGGCATCGACGAGGAACTGTGGCGCTTCTCCGGCCCCGCCCGGGTGGTGGACAGCCAGGAGGAGGCCGTGTCGGCCATCCTGAACAAGGAAGTGCAGCCGGGCGAGGTCGTCGTCGTCCGCTACGAGGGCCCCGCGGGCGGGCCGGGCATGCAGGAGATGCTGCACCCGACGGCGTTCCTCAAGGGCGCGGGACTCGGCAAGGTGTGTGCGCTCATCACCGACGGCCGCTTCTCCGGCGGGTCGTCGGGCATCTCCGTGGGCCACATCTCGCCCGAGGCCGCCGCGGGCGGCACGATCGGGCTCGTGGAGACCGGTGACGAGATCCTCATCGACGTGCACGAGCGCAAGCTCGAACTGCTCGTCGACGACGAGGTGCTCGCCGAGCGCCGCGCCAAGATGGAGGCGTCCGAGAAGCCGTGGCAGCCGGTGAACCGGGAGCGCCCGGTCACCGCCGCGCTGCGGGCCTACGCGCGGATGGCCACCTCCGCCGACACCGGCGCCGTGCGCAACCCGGACAAGTGA
- a CDS encoding PH domain-containing protein, with protein sequence MTAEQHGTTGDDTTGVQTPEKGHRAVFRIPGTALIGVLMLFMCMFPFAATLPYLLPLLIVPIAVAVWIMRTRTVATRDGLEVRTMLGTRQLPWDALKGFSLTPKASVVAVLSDDTKVALPSVRTRHLPVLSLVSEGRVPDPSGLLSEPADEPEKNEDGTGAAGSDAEGATDARAGENPESDRTDDTVSEDRDAR encoded by the coding sequence ATGACTGCGGAACAGCACGGCACCACCGGCGACGATACGACCGGCGTTCAGACTCCCGAGAAGGGCCACCGGGCCGTCTTCCGCATCCCGGGGACCGCCCTGATCGGCGTGTTGATGCTCTTCATGTGCATGTTCCCCTTCGCCGCCACGCTGCCCTACCTCCTGCCGCTGCTCATCGTGCCGATCGCCGTGGCGGTCTGGATCATGCGGACGCGCACGGTGGCCACCCGCGACGGCCTGGAGGTGCGCACGATGCTCGGCACCCGGCAACTCCCGTGGGACGCGCTCAAGGGCTTCTCCCTCACACCCAAGGCGTCGGTCGTCGCGGTGCTGAGCGACGACACGAAGGTGGCCCTGCCGTCCGTGCGCACGCGGCACCTGCCCGTGCTCTCGCTCGTCAGCGAAGGCCGGGTCCCCGACCCGTCGGGTCTGCTGTCCGAGCCCGCCGACGAACCGGAGAAGAACGAGGACGGCACGGGCGCCGCGGGGAGTGACGCGGAGGGCGCCACCGACGCCCGAGCAGGCGAGAACCCGGAGAGCGACCGGACCGACGACACCGTGTCCGAGGACCGGGACGCTCGCTAG
- a CDS encoding acetolactate synthase large subunit: MTSATSRSDTTAGTTSPAASPGHSGPRPKPTPPAGTPVRVTGAQSLVRSLEAVGVEVVFGIPGGTILPAYDPLLDSTKVRHVLVRHEQGAGHAATGYAQATGKVGVCMATSGPGATNLVTPLADANMDSVPVVAITGQQTRGLIGTDAFQEADICGITMPITKHNFLVTEPADIPRVIAEAFHLASTGRPGPVLVDIPKDVLQETTSFAWPPEMHLPGYRPTLRPHGKQVREAARLITQARRPVFYVGGGVLKAGASEQLRELAELTGIPVVTTLMARGAFPDSHRQHLGMPGMHGSVAAVAAMQRADLLVALGARFDDRVTGRLESFAPDAQVVHADIDPAEISKNRKADVPIVGDCAEIITELVDAVKAETANSGTADLSAWWLQLDSWRDTFPAGYEWPADGTLAPQYVIERIGALVGPDAIYTAGVGQHQMWAAQFVKYEQPRTWINSGGLGTMGYAVPAAMGAQFGRPDKQVWAIDGDGCFQMTNQELATCAIEGAPIKVAVINNGNLGMVRQWQNLFYSERYSNTDLGTHKHRIPDFALLGEALGCAGLRCDTKESVDDTIRRAMEINDRPVVIDFVVGKDAQVWPMVAAGTGNDEIMAARGIRPLFDEDEVSQ; encoded by the coding sequence ATGACTAGCGCCACCTCGCGATCGGACACGACCGCCGGGACGACTTCCCCCGCGGCGTCGCCCGGCCACTCAGGACCCCGTCCCAAGCCGACTCCGCCCGCAGGAACCCCCGTTCGGGTGACGGGCGCGCAGTCGCTCGTACGGTCCCTCGAGGCCGTCGGCGTCGAGGTGGTCTTCGGCATTCCCGGTGGCACCATCCTTCCCGCCTACGACCCGCTGCTCGACTCCACCAAGGTGCGGCACGTCCTCGTGCGGCACGAGCAGGGCGCGGGCCACGCCGCGACCGGGTACGCGCAGGCGACCGGCAAGGTCGGCGTGTGCATGGCCACGTCCGGCCCTGGGGCGACCAACCTGGTGACCCCGCTGGCGGACGCGAACATGGACTCGGTGCCCGTGGTCGCCATCACCGGACAGCAGACGCGCGGCCTCATCGGCACGGACGCCTTCCAGGAAGCCGACATCTGCGGCATCACCATGCCGATCACCAAGCACAACTTCCTCGTCACCGAGCCCGCCGACATCCCGAGGGTGATCGCCGAGGCGTTCCACCTCGCGAGCACGGGCCGCCCCGGCCCGGTCCTGGTGGACATCCCCAAGGACGTGCTGCAGGAGACGACGTCGTTCGCGTGGCCGCCCGAGATGCACCTGCCGGGCTACCGGCCCACGCTGCGTCCGCACGGCAAGCAGGTCCGGGAGGCGGCTCGCCTGATCACGCAGGCCCGGCGCCCGGTGTTCTACGTCGGTGGCGGCGTGCTCAAGGCCGGTGCGTCGGAGCAGCTGCGGGAGCTGGCCGAGCTGACGGGCATCCCGGTGGTGACGACCCTGATGGCGCGGGGCGCGTTCCCCGACTCCCACCGGCAGCACCTCGGCATGCCCGGCATGCATGGCTCCGTGGCGGCGGTCGCCGCCATGCAGCGCGCCGACCTGCTCGTGGCGCTGGGCGCACGGTTCGACGACCGGGTCACGGGCCGGCTGGAGTCGTTCGCGCCCGACGCGCAGGTGGTGCACGCCGACATCGACCCGGCGGAGATCTCGAAGAACCGCAAGGCCGACGTGCCGATCGTGGGCGACTGCGCCGAGATCATCACCGAGCTGGTCGACGCGGTGAAGGCCGAGACCGCGAACAGCGGCACGGCCGACCTGTCCGCGTGGTGGCTGCAGCTCGACTCGTGGCGCGACACGTTCCCCGCCGGATACGAGTGGCCCGCGGACGGCACGCTGGCGCCGCAGTACGTCATCGAGCGCATCGGCGCGCTCGTGGGTCCCGACGCCATCTACACGGCCGGGGTCGGGCAGCACCAGATGTGGGCGGCGCAGTTCGTCAAGTACGAGCAGCCCCGGACGTGGATCAACTCCGGCGGCCTCGGGACCATGGGCTACGCCGTGCCCGCGGCCATGGGCGCCCAGTTCGGCAGGCCCGACAAGCAGGTGTGGGCCATCGACGGCGACGGCTGCTTCCAGATGACGAACCAGGAACTCGCCACGTGCGCCATCGAGGGAGCGCCCATCAAGGTGGCCGTCATCAACAACGGCAACCTCGGCATGGTGCGGCAGTGGCAGAACCTCTTCTACTCGGAGCGGTACTCCAACACCGACCTCGGCACGCACAAGCACCGCATCCCGGACTTCGCGCTCCTCGGCGAGGCGCTGGGCTGTGCGGGGCTGCGGTGCGACACGAAGGAGTCGGTCGACGACACCATCCGGCGGGCCATGGAGATCAACGACCGTCCGGTCGTGATCGACTTCGTGGTCGGCAAGGACGCCCAGGTGTGGCCGATGGTCGCCGCGGGCACGGGCAACGACGAGATCATGGCGGCGCGGGGGATCCGACCGCTGTTCGACGAGGACGAGGTGTCGCAGTGA
- the ilvN gene encoding acetolactate synthase small subunit, whose product MSNHTLSVLVENVPGVLARVSGLFSRRGFNIESLAVGPTENPEVSRMTIVVAVEEQPLEQVTKQLNKLVNVIKIVELSSSQSVQRELLLVKVRADATVRSQVLETVQLFRAKVVDVSPEALTIEATGTADKINALLRMLEPYGVRELVKSGMVAVGRGARSITATATR is encoded by the coding sequence ATGAGCAACCACACGTTGAGCGTCCTGGTCGAGAACGTGCCGGGCGTGCTCGCCAGGGTGTCGGGCCTGTTCTCCCGGCGTGGCTTCAACATCGAATCGCTTGCCGTGGGACCCACGGAGAATCCCGAGGTGTCCCGGATGACGATCGTGGTCGCCGTCGAGGAACAACCACTCGAACAGGTGACCAAGCAGCTCAACAAGCTCGTCAACGTCATCAAGATCGTGGAACTCAGCTCGTCCCAGTCGGTGCAGCGGGAACTGCTGCTCGTCAAGGTGAGGGCCGACGCCACGGTGCGGAGTCAGGTGCTGGAGACCGTTCAGTTGTTCCGCGCGAAGGTCGTCGACGTGTCGCCGGAAGCGCTGACGATCGAGGCCACCGGCACCGCGGACAAGATCAACGCATTGCTGCGCATGCTGGAGCCGTACGGCGTGCGTGAGCTCGTGAAGTCGGGCATGGTCGCGGTGGGCCGGGGCGCCCGCTCGATCACGGCGACGGCGACCCGCTGA